Proteins from a genomic interval of Paenibacillus sp. FSL R5-0623:
- a CDS encoding PolC-type DNA polymerase III, which produces MSGFEEKRKRFELLMKQAELPAGLLEPYFLDGWIEQVETNRSNREWNILIAKDTLVPAPIYRTFCLHIQEKMNHIAKISFGFKYTDQVQNGDIVSEYWNLFLEWVTREIPSVNGWMNRTTFECEEDLLQLTMSDATSMELARKKQIDQAITKFYENYFHLPLRIKMQVGEVGSNKEAMEQFQAQKRVEELEVIEKMMSEVDTEIPVDEEQGDLRLQMGYDIKEPAVPMQEIQDEEKKVTLQGTVFGLDRKELRNGNTLFTFYLTDFTDSMQMKMFAKTKEDVKILSLLANGKWVKVRGRVEYDRFMQIPELAMIPSDLIEVKAPPSRKDNAPEKRVEFHLHSTMSTMDAVTSIDKYVKMAAEWGHKAIAVSDHGGVQVYPEASKAAKKNGIKMIYGLEANVVNDSVAVVMAPQPLDLQTATYIVFDIETTGLSVTQNKIIEIAAVKMQDGKEIDRFATFVNPHERIPYNIQQLTNINDDMVKDAPELEPVIREFVQFAGDGVLVAHNARFDMGFIQASLKQIGLPELPNPVLDTLELARLLFPKNKNHRLNTMADKYKVGLESHHRAIDDTVALAGILIGLLNDAAQMKGLTRLDRLNDYVGVDLSNTRPFHCGIYALNDVGKKNLYKLVSLSHTEHFKRVPCIPKSKLINLREGLVIISGCEKGEFFEAVLNKSLEEAEEIAEFYDILEIQPLTMYMHLVDKGLVATPEEIKTAIRKVIDIGAKLNKPVIATGNVHYLEPRDKLYRDITIHGITGFSPLKDQRKPDAHFRTTEEMLEEFQFLGQDKAYEVVVTNTVELSDRFEEIKLFPDKLFTPILEGADEEIRNTCYETAKSIYGEELPEVIVARLEKELIPIIKYGFSANYLISERLVKKSNQDGYLVGSRGSVGSSVVATFLGISEVNPLPAHYICVNSECKHSEWFLDGSVRSGFDLPEKECPDCGGTLKGEGQDIPFETFLGFKGDKVPDIDLNFSGDYQPHAHNYTKVLFSEKSVFRAGTIGTVAEKTAFGFAKKYEEHHQKKWRGAELNRLASGCTGVKRSTGQHPGGIVVVPDYIEVEDVTPVQFPADDVNAEWKTTHFDYHAFEENLLKLDILGHDDPTMMRMLQDLTGVDPTTIPMNDPKVMSMFNSTEALGVTPEQIRSPVATFGVPEMGTKFVRQMLVESQPTSFADLLQISGLSHGTGVWLGNAQDLIKNGTCNIKTVIGCRDDIMLFLIYKTGMDASLAFKITESVRKGRGLPQEWIDEMKNCKVPQWYIDSCLKIQYMFPKAHAAAYVISAVRTAFFKLYHPIEYYATYFTVRADEIDIELMCQGYDAIYRKITEIEQLGFQAPPKEKNMLPVLEMGLEMAARGFSLKSIDLYRSEATKFIVDGKSLIPPFSALAGIGDNAARNIAAARDHGEFLSVEDFQQKSKASKTIVELLSNMGCFRGLPESNQLSLF; this is translated from the coding sequence ATGAGCGGATTCGAGGAGAAAAGAAAACGGTTTGAGTTGTTGATGAAACAGGCAGAGCTTCCGGCTGGTCTGTTAGAGCCCTATTTTTTGGATGGATGGATTGAACAAGTAGAGACCAATCGAAGTAATCGGGAATGGAATATTCTGATTGCAAAGGATACGTTGGTACCCGCTCCAATCTATCGCACATTTTGCCTGCATATCCAAGAGAAAATGAATCATATCGCCAAAATTTCATTTGGCTTCAAATACACGGACCAAGTACAAAATGGTGATATCGTCAGTGAATATTGGAATCTGTTTCTGGAGTGGGTTACCCGTGAGATTCCATCTGTAAATGGTTGGATGAACCGGACAACCTTTGAATGTGAAGAGGATCTTCTACAACTGACAATGAGTGATGCAACGTCGATGGAATTGGCTCGTAAGAAACAGATTGATCAGGCTATTACGAAATTCTATGAAAATTACTTTCATCTACCTCTTCGCATCAAGATGCAAGTGGGTGAAGTGGGAAGTAATAAAGAGGCCATGGAACAGTTCCAGGCCCAAAAACGTGTAGAAGAACTTGAGGTCATCGAGAAGATGATGAGTGAAGTGGACACAGAAATCCCGGTGGATGAGGAGCAGGGTGATCTGCGTTTGCAAATGGGTTATGACATCAAGGAGCCAGCAGTACCCATGCAGGAAATCCAGGATGAAGAGAAAAAGGTCACGCTTCAAGGTACGGTATTTGGACTGGATCGTAAAGAATTGCGAAACGGAAATACGTTGTTTACCTTCTACCTGACCGACTTCACGGACTCCATGCAAATGAAGATGTTTGCCAAAACAAAAGAGGATGTAAAAATTCTCAGTTTGCTGGCTAATGGTAAATGGGTAAAAGTGCGTGGTCGTGTAGAATATGACCGGTTTATGCAAATTCCTGAACTCGCTATGATTCCTTCGGATTTGATTGAAGTTAAAGCACCGCCGTCTCGTAAAGATAATGCACCAGAGAAGCGGGTGGAGTTCCATTTGCACTCTACGATGAGTACGATGGATGCTGTAACTTCAATCGACAAATACGTGAAAATGGCAGCAGAGTGGGGACATAAGGCGATTGCTGTCAGTGATCATGGTGGGGTGCAGGTCTATCCCGAGGCTTCCAAGGCTGCTAAGAAAAACGGGATTAAAATGATCTACGGCCTTGAGGCCAATGTCGTGAATGACTCTGTTGCAGTTGTAATGGCTCCTCAGCCATTGGATCTCCAAACAGCAACATACATCGTATTTGATATCGAGACCACAGGTTTGTCGGTAACACAGAACAAAATTATTGAGATTGCAGCCGTGAAGATGCAAGATGGTAAAGAAATCGACCGGTTTGCAACGTTTGTAAATCCGCATGAACGCATTCCCTACAACATTCAGCAATTGACCAATATTAATGATGACATGGTAAAAGACGCACCTGAGCTGGAGCCTGTTATTCGTGAGTTTGTGCAGTTTGCTGGTGATGGTGTGCTTGTTGCGCATAATGCACGTTTTGACATGGGCTTTATCCAGGCTTCCCTGAAGCAAATTGGATTGCCAGAGCTTCCTAACCCGGTCCTTGACACATTGGAACTGGCGAGATTGTTATTTCCAAAAAATAAGAATCACCGTCTGAATACGATGGCGGATAAATATAAAGTTGGACTCGAAAGTCATCACCGTGCCATTGATGATACGGTTGCACTCGCGGGCATACTGATCGGATTATTAAATGATGCTGCCCAGATGAAAGGGTTAACTAGGCTTGATCGCTTGAACGATTATGTAGGTGTCGACTTGTCGAATACAAGACCTTTCCATTGTGGAATCTATGCATTGAATGATGTCGGTAAGAAAAATCTATACAAGCTGGTATCTCTCTCTCATACGGAACATTTCAAGCGGGTACCGTGCATTCCCAAATCAAAACTGATTAATTTGCGTGAAGGCCTTGTTATTATATCGGGCTGTGAAAAAGGGGAGTTTTTCGAAGCGGTGCTTAACAAATCGCTCGAAGAAGCGGAAGAGATCGCTGAGTTCTATGACATTCTGGAGATCCAACCACTTACCATGTATATGCATTTGGTGGATAAAGGGTTGGTGGCTACACCCGAAGAAATCAAAACAGCGATCCGTAAAGTCATCGATATAGGTGCAAAACTTAATAAACCGGTCATAGCCACAGGTAACGTGCACTATTTGGAACCGCGTGACAAGTTATATCGGGATATCACCATTCACGGAATTACAGGTTTTAGTCCACTGAAAGATCAACGTAAACCGGATGCACATTTTAGAACGACAGAGGAAATGCTGGAAGAGTTCCAGTTCCTGGGCCAAGATAAAGCTTACGAAGTCGTTGTTACAAATACGGTAGAGTTATCTGATCGATTTGAGGAAATTAAGTTATTCCCGGACAAACTGTTTACTCCAATTCTGGAAGGTGCGGACGAAGAAATCCGTAATACCTGTTATGAAACTGCCAAGTCCATCTATGGCGAGGAATTACCAGAAGTAATCGTTGCACGACTAGAGAAAGAGCTCATTCCAATTATTAAATATGGTTTTTCTGCCAACTATCTGATCTCGGAACGCTTGGTTAAAAAATCGAATCAGGATGGTTACCTCGTAGGTTCGCGGGGATCGGTTGGCTCCTCTGTTGTTGCTACATTCCTGGGTATATCCGAGGTTAATCCACTACCTGCTCATTATATTTGTGTGAATTCAGAATGCAAACACAGCGAGTGGTTCCTGGACGGCAGTGTTCGGAGTGGATTTGACCTTCCAGAGAAAGAGTGTCCGGATTGTGGTGGCACACTTAAAGGAGAAGGCCAGGATATTCCGTTTGAGACCTTCCTTGGGTTTAAAGGAGATAAAGTTCCCGATATTGACTTGAACTTCTCTGGTGATTATCAGCCTCACGCACATAACTACACGAAAGTGCTATTCAGCGAGAAAAGTGTTTTCCGTGCGGGGACCATCGGTACGGTGGCTGAGAAAACAGCATTTGGTTTTGCTAAGAAGTACGAGGAACATCATCAGAAGAAATGGCGTGGAGCTGAATTGAATCGTTTGGCCTCTGGCTGTACTGGGGTGAAACGGAGTACTGGTCAGCATCCCGGTGGTATTGTCGTAGTACCTGATTATATCGAGGTCGAAGACGTTACACCTGTTCAGTTTCCGGCTGACGACGTTAATGCGGAGTGGAAAACGACACACTTTGATTATCATGCTTTTGAAGAAAACTTGCTGAAACTTGATATTCTGGGGCACGATGATCCAACTATGATGCGGATGTTGCAGGATTTGACAGGGGTCGATCCAACGACCATTCCGATGAATGATCCGAAAGTCATGAGCATGTTTAACTCAACCGAAGCTTTGGGTGTTACACCGGAACAGATTAGGTCGCCAGTCGCGACGTTTGGCGTGCCGGAGATGGGAACGAAATTTGTACGTCAGATGCTTGTTGAATCCCAGCCGACGTCTTTTGCCGATTTGCTGCAGATTTCCGGATTGTCCCATGGTACAGGGGTATGGCTTGGAAACGCTCAGGATCTGATTAAGAACGGAACGTGTAACATTAAGACGGTAATTGGGTGTCGGGATGATATCATGTTATTCCTGATCTATAAAACGGGAATGGATGCAAGTCTGGCATTTAAGATTACCGAGAGTGTTCGTAAGGGACGGGGCCTGCCGCAGGAATGGATTGACGAGATGAAGAATTGTAAAGTGCCTCAATGGTACATTGATTCGTGTCTCAAAATCCAGTACATGTTCCCGAAGGCACACGCGGCCGCTTATGTTATTTCGGCAGTACGTACGGCGTTCTTCAAGCTGTATCATCCGATTGAATATTACGCAACTTACTTTACCGTTCGGGCGGATGAGATTGATATCGAACTGATGTGCCAGGGATATGACGCGATCTATCGCAAAATTACGGAAATTGAGCAATTAGGTTTCCAAGCTCCTCCAAAAGAGAAAAACATGTTACCTGTTCTGGAAATGGGTCTGGAAATGGCAGCACGCGGATTCTCGCTGAAATCCATTGACTTATACCGTTCGGAAGCGACAAAGTTCATCGTTGACGGAAAATCACTAATCCCTCCATTTTCGGCGTTGGCAGGAATCGGGGATAATGCTGCTCGCAACATTGCTGCAGCAAGAGATCATGGTGAGTTTCTATCGGTTGAGGACTTCCAGCAGAAGTCGAAAGCAAGTAAGACCATTGTTGAACTCCTGTCCAATATGGGATGTTTCCGTGGCTTGCCAGAGAGCAATCAGCTTTCTCTTTTCTAG